A genomic stretch from Roseovarius nanhaiticus includes:
- a CDS encoding NADH-quinone oxidoreductase subunit M has product MENVLSITTFIPLIAAAILAIFLRGEDEAAQRNAKWVALAATVVTFVVSLFILFDFDPSNTGFQFVEEREWLLGLQYKMGVDGISVLFVMLTTFMMPLTIAASWGIKTRVKEYMIAFLILETLMLGVFMALDMVLFYLFFEAGLIPMFLIIGIWGGKERIYASFKFFLYTFLGSVLMLVAMVAMFSDARTTDITDLMRHGFDSETFSVLGITIVGGMQTLLFIAFFASFAVKMPMWPVHTWLPDAHVQAPTAGSVVLAAILLKMGGYGFLRFSLPMFPIGSEVMTPLVLWLSAIAIVYTSLVALAQADMKKLIAYSSVAHMGYVTMGIFAANQQGVDGAIFQMLSHGFISGALFLCVGVIYDRMHTREIDAYGGLVNRMPAYALIFLFFTMANVGLPGTSGFVGEFLTLVGIFQVNTWVALVATSGVILSASYALWLYRRVVLGDLIKESLKSIKDMTGRERAIFAPLVAMTLLLGVYPSLVTDIIGPSTEALISQYDTALAEGGSAAVQTAEAAQ; this is encoded by the coding sequence GGAAAACGTTCTGTCGATCACCACGTTCATCCCTCTGATCGCGGCGGCCATTCTGGCCATTTTCCTGCGCGGCGAGGATGAGGCGGCACAGCGCAATGCCAAATGGGTGGCACTGGCCGCGACGGTCGTGACCTTTGTCGTTTCGCTCTTCATCCTTTTCGATTTCGATCCCAGCAATACCGGCTTTCAGTTCGTAGAAGAGCGTGAATGGCTGCTGGGTCTGCAATACAAGATGGGCGTCGACGGGATCTCGGTTCTCTTCGTCATGTTGACCACCTTCATGATGCCGCTGACCATCGCGGCGTCCTGGGGCATCAAGACGCGCGTCAAGGAATACATGATCGCGTTCCTGATCCTCGAGACGCTGATGTTGGGCGTGTTCATGGCGCTCGACATGGTGCTCTTCTATCTCTTCTTCGAGGCTGGCCTGATCCCGATGTTCCTGATCATCGGCATCTGGGGCGGCAAGGAGCGGATCTACGCCTCGTTCAAGTTCTTCCTCTATACATTCCTCGGCTCTGTCCTGATGCTGGTTGCGATGGTCGCCATGTTCTCGGATGCGCGCACTACCGATATCACGGATCTGATGCGCCACGGGTTTGACAGCGAAACATTCAGCGTCTTGGGGATCACCATCGTTGGCGGCATGCAGACGCTGCTCTTCATCGCCTTCTTCGCCAGCTTCGCGGTCAAGATGCCGATGTGGCCGGTCCATACCTGGCTGCCAGACGCGCACGTGCAGGCGCCGACCGCGGGGTCGGTCGTGCTGGCCGCGATCCTGCTCAAGATGGGCGGCTACGGCTTCTTGCGCTTCAGCCTGCCGATGTTCCCCATCGGGTCCGAAGTGATGACGCCGCTGGTACTGTGGCTGTCGGCCATCGCGATCGTTTACACGTCGCTCGTGGCGCTGGCGCAGGCGGACATGAAAAAGCTGATCGCCTACTCGTCGGTCGCCCACATGGGCTATGTCACCATGGGCATCTTTGCGGCGAACCAGCAGGGCGTCGATGGCGCGATCTTCCAGATGCTCAGCCACGGCTTCATCTCGGGCGCGCTCTTCCTCTGCGTCGGCGTGATCTATGACCGGATGCACACGCGCGAGATCGATGCCTATGGCGGTCTTGTGAACCGGATGCCGGCCTATGCGCTGATCTTCCTCTTCTTCACCATGGCGAATGTCGGTCTGCCGGGCACCTCGGGCTTCGTGGGTGAATTCCTGACACTCGTCGGCATTTTCCAGGTCAACACCTGGGTGGCGCTGGTGGCGACTTCGGGCGTGATCCTGTCGGCCTCCTACGCGCTCTGGCTTTATCGCCGGGTCGTGCTGGGTGATCTGATCAAGGAGAGCCTCAAGTCGATCAAGGACATGACGGGCCGCGAGCGGGCGATCTTTGCGCCGTTGGTTGCCATGACACTGCTCCTGGGTGTCTATCCCAGCCTTGTGACGGACATCATCGGCCCCTCGACCGAGGCGCTAATCTCGCAATATGACACCGCGCTGGCGGAGGGTGGCAGTGCCGCCGTCCAGACCGCCGAAGCCGCGCAATAG
- the nuoN gene encoding NADH-quinone oxidoreductase subunit NuoN: protein MIQADLNVILPEIVIAVYAMLALLGAVYTIKDRAAGLLIWLTAALFVAMAFWIGTTGSGARVAFSGMFIDDGFSRFAKIMILISAAAVMVMGQDYMARRGMLRFEYPILIALGTVGMMVMVSAGDLMSLYMGLELQSLALYVVASLRRDSAKSTEAGLKYFVLGALSSGLLLYGASLVYGYAGTTGFAGIIDAAEGRAPLGLLLGLVFVMSGLAFKVSAVPFHMWTPDVYEGSPTPITAFFATAPKVAAMALFARVVFDAFGGIVPDWQQIVAVMSVLSIFWGSFAAIGQTDIKRLMAYSSIAHMGFALMGLASGTAFGVQAMLIYMAIYVTMNIGTFAFVLSMQKDGLPTTDIRSLNLYSKAHPGRALAMLVLLFSLAGVPPLVGFFGKFYVLRAAYEGGLVWLAVLGVVGSVIGAFYYLRIVFYMYFGEEGEALDPPGSPVLWGFLMVSAAIIGLAWLPGINLFGIEGAAQAAAATLVN, encoded by the coding sequence ATGATCCAGGCTGATCTGAACGTTATTCTGCCCGAGATCGTCATCGCCGTTTACGCGATGCTGGCCCTTTTGGGCGCGGTCTACACGATCAAGGACCGCGCGGCGGGCCTGTTGATCTGGCTGACCGCGGCGCTTTTTGTCGCCATGGCCTTCTGGATCGGGACCACCGGTTCGGGTGCGCGCGTAGCATTTTCGGGCATGTTCATCGATGATGGCTTTTCGCGCTTTGCCAAGATCATGATCCTGATTAGTGCCGCCGCCGTCATGGTGATGGGACAAGACTACATGGCGCGCCGTGGCATGCTGCGGTTCGAATATCCCATTCTCATCGCGCTTGGCACTGTCGGCATGATGGTGATGGTCAGCGCCGGCGATCTCATGTCGCTGTATATGGGCCTCGAATTGCAGTCGCTGGCGCTGTATGTCGTGGCCTCGCTGCGCCGCGACAGCGCCAAGTCGACCGAGGCGGGCCTCAAGTATTTCGTGCTGGGCGCGCTCAGCTCGGGTCTGCTGCTCTATGGTGCGTCGCTGGTCTATGGCTATGCTGGTACGACGGGCTTTGCCGGAATCATCGATGCCGCCGAGGGACGTGCGCCTCTGGGCTTGCTGCTGGGCCTCGTCTTTGTCATGTCGGGCCTTGCCTTCAAGGTCAGCGCCGTGCCGTTCCATATGTGGACGCCCGACGTTTACGAAGGCTCGCCGACGCCGATTACCGCGTTCTTTGCGACAGCGCCCAAAGTGGCGGCCATGGCTCTCTTCGCGCGGGTCGTGTTTGATGCATTTGGCGGCATTGTGCCTGACTGGCAGCAGATCGTCGCAGTGATGAGCGTATTGTCGATCTTCTGGGGTAGTTTTGCCGCGATCGGGCAAACCGATATCAAACGCCTGATGGCCTATTCGTCGATTGCTCATATGGGCTTTGCGCTGATGGGCCTTGCCTCGGGTACGGCGTTTGGCGTGCAGGCGATGCTGATCTACATGGCGATCTACGTCACGATGAATATCGGTACCTTTGCCTTTGTCTTGTCGATGCAGAAGGACGGCCTTCCGACGACCGATATCCGCAGCCTCAACCTTTATTCCAAGGCGCATCCGGGCCGGGCGCTGGCAATGCTGGTCCTGCTCTTCAGCCTTGCGGGCGTGCCGCCGCTGGTGGGCTTCTTCGGCAAATTCTACGTGCTGCGCGCGGCCTACGAGGGCGGACTTGTCTGGCTGGCTGTGCTGGGTGTGGTCGGCTCGGTGATCGGGGCGTTCTATTATCTGCGCATCGTCTTCTACATGTATTTCGGCGAAGAGGGTGAGGCGCTGGACCCGCCGGGATCGCCCGTGCTCTGGGGGTTCCTCATGGTGTCGGCGGCGATCATCGGTTTGGCCTGGCTGCCGGGGATCAACCTCTTTGGTATCGAAGGCGCGGCGCAGGCGGCGGCGGCGACGCTGGTTAACTGA
- a CDS encoding biotin--[acetyl-CoA-carboxylase] ligase, with translation MKDPDWPIGYARLILDEVDSTNAEGLRRAADLAGPTWIHAARQVAGRGRRGRAWSDPVGNFAASLVLRPEGAPGEVALRSFVAALALHDALSAVAPAADLALKWPNDVLLAGGKLAGILLEGTSHGARMDHLVIGIGVNLVEAPLRGEGAVAPVSLRGETGVVIASEALLAHLAAAYARREATFATEGFEPIRAAWMARAARLGQEVTARTMQGETRGIFETVDEAGQLVLATPGGRHVIPAADVFFDREAL, from the coding sequence ATGAAAGATCCGGATTGGCCGATAGGGTATGCGCGCCTCATACTGGACGAGGTGGATAGCACCAATGCCGAGGGGCTGCGCCGTGCCGCCGATCTGGCGGGGCCGACCTGGATCCATGCCGCGCGGCAGGTGGCGGGGCGCGGGCGCCGCGGCCGGGCCTGGAGCGATCCCGTTGGAAATTTTGCGGCGTCGCTGGTGCTGCGGCCCGAGGGTGCGCCGGGCGAGGTGGCGCTGCGCTCCTTTGTGGCGGCGCTGGCGCTGCATGATGCGCTGAGTGCGGTCGCACCGGCGGCGGATCTGGCACTGAAATGGCCCAATGACGTGCTGCTGGCCGGCGGCAAGCTGGCAGGAATTCTGCTGGAGGGAACGAGCCATGGTGCGCGGATGGACCATTTGGTGATTGGCATCGGCGTGAATCTGGTCGAGGCGCCGTTGCGGGGCGAGGGTGCTGTGGCACCGGTTTCGCTGCGCGGTGAGACGGGCGTCGTGATTGCGTCCGAGGCGCTGCTGGCCCATCTGGCGGCGGCTTATGCGCGGCGCGAGGCAACGTTCGCCACCGAGGGGTTCGAGCCGATCCGTGCCGCCTGGATGGCGCGCGCGGCGCGGCTGGGCCAGGAGGTGACGGCGCGGACCATGCAGGGCGAGACGCGCGGCATTTTCGAGACGGTGGACGAGGCGGGCCAGCTGGTGCTGGCCACGCCGGGCGGGCGCCACGTGATCCCGGCCGCGGATGTGTTTTTCGACAGGGAGGCGCTTTGA
- a CDS encoding type III pantothenate kinase: MLLAIDCGNTNTVFSIWDGETFLVTLRTSTHHARTADAYFTWYSTLVKHYGIEVDITDVIISSTVPRVVFNLRVFADRFFGCRPMVVGKPDCALPVAPRVDAGTLIGPDRLVNTAGAYARHGGDLIVVDFGTATTCDVVAEDGAYVGGVIAPGVNLSLEALHMAAAALPHVDVTTPPRVIGTNTVDCMQSGVYWGYIGLVQGLCDKIRAEYARPMKVIGTGGLAPLFAQGADLFDEIEDDLTMHGLTVIHDYNKKG; this comes from the coding sequence ATGCTGCTGGCCATTGATTGCGGCAATACCAATACGGTCTTTTCCATCTGGGATGGTGAGACCTTCCTTGTGACCCTGCGAACTTCGACCCATCACGCGCGCACGGCGGATGCCTATTTCACCTGGTATTCGACTTTGGTGAAGCATTACGGGATCGAGGTGGATATCACTGACGTGATCATCTCATCCACCGTGCCGCGTGTCGTCTTCAACCTGCGCGTCTTTGCCGACCGGTTTTTTGGCTGCCGGCCCATGGTCGTGGGCAAGCCTGATTGCGCGCTGCCGGTAGCGCCGCGTGTCGATGCGGGAACGCTTATCGGGCCTGATCGTTTGGTCAACACCGCCGGCGCTTATGCGCGCCACGGCGGGGATCTGATCGTGGTGGATTTCGGCACCGCCACCACCTGCGACGTGGTGGCCGAGGATGGCGCCTATGTGGGCGGCGTAATCGCGCCGGGGGTCAACCTGAGCCTCGAGGCGCTGCATATGGCCGCCGCCGCGTTGCCCCACGTGGATGTGACCACGCCGCCGCGTGTGATCGGCACGAATACGGTCGACTGCATGCAGTCCGGGGTCTACTGGGGCTATATCGGCCTTGTCCAAGGCCTCTGTGATAAAATTCGCGCGGAATACGCGCGCCCGATGAAAGTGATCGGAACGGGTGGCCTCGCGCCGCTCTTTGCCCAAGGCGCCGATCTGTTTGATGAAATCGAAGATGATCTGACAATGCACGGACTGACCGTGATCCACGACTACAACAAGAAAGGCTGA
- a CDS encoding ribonuclease J codes for MSNERVIYLPLGGAGEIGMNAYVYGYGKPGKEKLILVDLGVTFPDMDGSPGVDLILPDISWLEKRKNDLEAIYVTHAHEDHVGAIAHYYAQLGAPVYARAFTANIARRKMGEHGHPEKAVKVVEPWPQTVKSGPFTLGFAPISHSIPESSALVIDTPKGRIVHTGDFKIDTNPGVGEPFDHAMFEDIGKDGVLALMCDSTNVFSQHEGRSESTVGPEIEKLVAGAKGMVAATTFASNVARVLTLAEAGERAGRSICLMGRAMRRMVEASIETGVLDHFPTVVSPEDAKNLPRDNVMLIVTGSQGERRAASAQLANGKYQGIKLKEGDLFLFSSKTIPGNERGVIRIMNQFSEIGVDVVDDDAGRYHVSGHANRPDIETMHTLIKPQIVVPMHGEHRHLREHVKICEGKGIRGVLAVNGMMIDLTAKKPNVAEYIETGRTYLDGTVRVGALDGVVRDRIRMAMNGHVTVNVILDEDNESLGDPWCEIKGLAETGTSNAPLIDVLEEDLSQFINRAGKKVLADEDKLDDELRRITRQSANNEIGKKPEVTVIVSRLS; via the coding sequence ATGAGCAATGAACGTGTAATCTATCTGCCCCTCGGTGGGGCAGGCGAAATCGGTATGAATGCCTACGTCTATGGTTACGGCAAACCCGGCAAGGAAAAGCTGATCCTCGTTGATCTGGGCGTGACCTTCCCAGATATGGACGGCTCGCCGGGGGTGGACCTGATCCTTCCGGACATTTCCTGGCTGGAGAAGCGCAAGAACGATCTGGAGGCGATCTACGTCACCCACGCGCACGAGGACCACGTGGGCGCGATCGCGCATTACTACGCGCAACTTGGCGCGCCTGTTTATGCACGCGCCTTCACTGCCAATATCGCGCGGCGCAAGATGGGCGAGCATGGACATCCCGAAAAGGCAGTGAAGGTTGTCGAGCCTTGGCCGCAGACGGTCAAGAGCGGGCCTTTTACCTTAGGTTTTGCGCCCATCTCGCATTCGATCCCCGAAAGCTCGGCCCTGGTGATCGACACGCCCAAGGGGCGCATCGTGCATACCGGCGATTTCAAGATCGACACCAATCCCGGCGTTGGCGAGCCGTTTGACCACGCGATGTTCGAGGATATCGGCAAGGACGGCGTTCTTGCGCTGATGTGCGACTCGACCAACGTCTTTTCGCAGCACGAAGGCCGGTCCGAGTCGACCGTCGGCCCCGAGATCGAAAAGCTGGTGGCCGGCGCCAAGGGTATGGTCGCCGCGACTACCTTTGCCAGTAACGTGGCACGCGTTCTCACGTTGGCCGAGGCGGGCGAGCGGGCAGGGCGCAGCATCTGCCTGATGGGCCGCGCGATGCGCCGGATGGTCGAGGCATCCATCGAGACAGGCGTTCTGGACCATTTTCCGACCGTGGTCAGCCCCGAGGATGCCAAAAACCTGCCGCGCGACAATGTCATGCTGATCGTCACCGGAAGCCAGGGCGAGCGGCGCGCGGCCAGTGCGCAGCTGGCCAATGGCAAGTATCAGGGGATCAAGCTGAAGGAGGGGGACCTGTTCCTCTTCTCGTCCAAAACGATCCCCGGCAACGAGCGCGGCGTCATTCGCATCATGAACCAGTTTTCCGAGATCGGAGTCGATGTGGTCGATGACGATGCCGGACGCTATCACGTCTCGGGCCACGCCAACCGGCCAGATATCGAGACGATGCACACGCTGATCAAGCCGCAGATCGTGGTGCCCATGCATGGCGAGCATCGCCACCTGCGCGAGCACGTCAAGATCTGCGAAGGCAAGGGTATTCGCGGTGTTTTGGCGGTGAACGGCATGATGATTGACCTGACCGCCAAGAAACCCAATGTGGCCGAGTATATCGAGACGGGCCGCACCTATCTGGATGGCACGGTGCGCGTGGGTGCGCTGGACGGCGTGGTGCGCGACCGGATCCGCATGGCGATGAATGGGCACGTCACGGTCAACGTTATCCTTGACGAGGACAACGAGAGCCTTGGCGATCCCTGGTGCGAGATCAAGGGCCTTGCCGAGACAGGCACCTCGAACGCGCCGCTGATCGACGTGCTGGAGGAGGACCTGTCTCAGTTCATCAATCGCGCGGGCAAGAAGGTGCTGGCCGATGAGGACAAATTGGACGATGAGCTGCGCCGCATCACGCGCCAGTCGGCCAATAACGAGATCGGCAAGAAACCCGAGGTCACCGTGATCGTCAGCCGCCTGAGCTGA